Proteins found in one Campylobacter concisus genomic segment:
- a CDS encoding sodium-dependent transporter, protein MAKEQFSKIGYVLAVAGSAVGLGNAWKFPYMVGENGGSAFVILYLLITFLVGIPIFMAELSIGKLSESDSVNAFRKLANKNKNLWQLVGILAMVTAAIISSYYIVIIGWVFKYFTLSFTGLPNDIESSKAIFNELLTHGLGEQTLYFVIAFVACFFILSKGVKSGIEKLNVWMMPSLFIMVLIMLIFSMTMNGFTKSAEFLLVPDFSKISFNSLLLALGLAFWTLSLGMAAIITYSASLSDDTNLATSTLSIVFINIVLAIMMGLVIFTFIFEFGAEPSQGPGLVFISLPTLFAKLGVIGQILAVAFFAALIFAGITSAISIVEPFVFFLIREYGISRIKALSIVGAGVFVLGFLCLLSNIENVGDKFMLFGKNFFDFLDFTASNVLLPISGIGGAIFVGYFMKREALYVLFSPYMSDFVFSAWYFLLRYVAPVCVFIIMINKLFF, encoded by the coding sequence ATGGCAAAAGAACAGTTTTCTAAAATAGGTTATGTTTTAGCAGTTGCAGGGTCAGCTGTTGGACTTGGCAATGCGTGGAAATTTCCATATATGGTCGGTGAAAATGGCGGATCGGCATTTGTTATTTTATATCTTTTGATAACGTTTTTAGTTGGCATACCTATCTTTATGGCAGAGCTAAGTATTGGCAAACTTAGTGAGAGCGATAGTGTAAATGCCTTTAGAAAGTTAGCGAATAAAAATAAAAATTTATGGCAACTAGTTGGAATTTTAGCTATGGTAACCGCAGCTATAATCTCATCTTATTATATTGTTATCATCGGCTGGGTCTTTAAGTATTTCACACTATCTTTTACCGGTCTTCCAAACGATATAGAAAGTTCAAAAGCAATATTTAACGAGCTTCTTACACATGGTCTTGGCGAGCAGACACTTTATTTTGTTATAGCATTTGTAGCTTGCTTTTTTATCCTTTCAAAAGGAGTGAAAAGTGGCATTGAAAAGCTAAATGTTTGGATGATGCCAAGCCTATTTATCATGGTTTTAATCATGCTTATCTTTTCTATGACGATGAATGGCTTTACAAAATCGGCTGAGTTTTTACTTGTTCCTGATTTTAGTAAAATTTCATTTAACTCGCTCTTGCTTGCTCTTGGGCTTGCTTTTTGGACACTATCTCTTGGTATGGCAGCGATCATTACATATTCAGCTAGCTTAAGCGATGATACAAATTTAGCTACTTCTACGCTAAGTATTGTCTTTATAAATATCGTCTTAGCCATCATGATGGGTCTTGTTATCTTTACATTTATATTTGAATTTGGCGCAGAGCCATCTCAAGGACCAGGACTTGTCTTTATTTCGCTTCCAACGCTCTTTGCTAAGCTTGGTGTGATAGGTCAAATTTTAGCTGTGGCATTTTTTGCAGCACTTATCTTTGCTGGCATTACTTCAGCCATCTCTATCGTAGAGCCGTTTGTATTTTTCTTGATCAGAGAGTATGGCATTAGCAGGATAAAAGCTCTTAGCATAGTTGGAGCCGGTGTTTTTGTTTTAGGATTTTTGTGCCTTTTATCAAATATAGAAAATGTTGGCGATAAATTTATGCTCTTTGGTAAAAATTTCTTTGATTTTCTTGATTTTACCGCTTCAAATGTTCTGCTTCCAATTAGTGGTATAGGTGGTGCGATATTTGTTGGATATTTTATGAAAAGAGAGGCACTTTATGTGCTATTTAGTCCATATATGAGCGACTTTGTATTTAGTGCATGGTATTTTTTATTAAGATATGTGGCGCCAGTTTGCGTCTTTATCATTATGATAAATAAATTGTTTTTTTAA
- a CDS encoding TRAP transporter small permease subunit, translating to MQKVEKFFDKVGDIVGYICMFIMALMIIDVFFNVVARYFFSYGNVAFQELEWHFFAVIFLLGMSYALKEDAHVRVDIFYAKFLPKNKALVNMIGTVIFVIPFALLVSNLSFEFVSDAYTSAEASADPGGLTHRWIIKALIPFSFYLLVFFAIGFFIRNFNLYKKAKKGE from the coding sequence ATGCAAAAAGTTGAGAAATTTTTTGATAAGGTCGGCGATATAGTCGGCTATATTTGCATGTTTATTATGGCTTTGATGATAATAGATGTTTTTTTTAACGTTGTGGCAAGATATTTTTTTTCCTATGGAAACGTCGCATTTCAGGAGCTTGAGTGGCATTTTTTTGCTGTGATATTTTTGCTTGGCATGAGCTATGCATTAAAAGAAGATGCGCACGTTAGAGTTGATATCTTTTATGCTAAATTTTTACCAAAAAATAAAGCTCTTGTAAATATGATAGGAACTGTTATTTTTGTAATCCCATTTGCACTTTTGGTTTCAAATTTATCATTTGAATTTGTGAGTGATGCTTATACTTCAGCTGAAGCTAGTGCAGATCCAGGTGGTCTTACTCACAGATGGATCATAAAAGCACTTATTCCTTTTTCTTTTTATCTGCTTGTGTTTTTTGCGATCGGCTTTTTTATAAGAAATTTTAATCTTTACAAAAAAGCTAAAAAGGGGGAATAA
- a CDS encoding TRAP transporter large permease codes for MAGLIMFIAALLMLGIGFPVAFTFGAVSMIFGMIGSIVESIGDGDGLLGSIEVFKDMFNFMPYRIFSIMESRIFIAVPLFVFMGVVLQKSKLAERLLESMGMLFGEIRGGIAISTILVGALLAASTGVVGASVVAMGVISLPVMLKYKYDQALGCGTICAAGTLGQIIPPSIVLIILGDIFSVPVGELFHQAIIPGLTLVAVYIIYILIVAYLKPDTAPVVKDESGVSKFKQIMRALIAIFPPLLLVICVLGSIFAGIATPTESSAFGCVGAIILAIFYRTFSLSMIKEALAESVKTTALVFAILVGATAFSMVFSYTGGDEIVEKFMTNLPGEKWGFIIFSMVVIFVLGFFIDFVEISYIVLPILVPIAAKLGINPIYLAILVAMNLQTSFLTPPFGFSLFFLRSVAPAEIKTTAIYKGVVPYIFIQLAVLVFFCIFLMELKPMLDASHGGLLNFLLSLFK; via the coding sequence ATGGCTGGCTTAATAATGTTTATAGCTGCGCTTTTGATGCTAGGCATTGGCTTTCCGGTAGCCTTTACCTTTGGTGCGGTTTCGATGATATTTGGCATGATTGGTAGTATTGTTGAGAGCATTGGAGACGGAGATGGGCTACTTGGAAGCATCGAAGTTTTCAAAGATATGTTTAACTTCATGCCTTATAGAATTTTCTCTATCATGGAGAGTAGAATTTTTATAGCAGTTCCACTTTTTGTATTTATGGGCGTCGTGCTTCAAAAGTCAAAACTAGCTGAGAGGCTACTTGAGAGCATGGGTATGCTTTTTGGAGAAATTCGCGGAGGTATTGCTATTAGCACTATCTTGGTTGGAGCACTTCTTGCAGCTTCAACCGGCGTTGTTGGTGCAAGTGTCGTTGCAATGGGCGTTATAAGCTTGCCTGTTATGTTAAAGTATAAATACGACCAAGCGCTAGGTTGTGGTACTATATGTGCTGCTGGTACGCTCGGACAGATTATTCCACCTTCTATCGTGTTGATTATTTTGGGTGATATATTTTCAGTGCCAGTTGGTGAGCTTTTTCATCAAGCCATCATCCCAGGACTCACACTAGTAGCAGTTTATATCATTTATATTTTGATTGTTGCTTATTTGAAACCAGATACTGCACCGGTAGTAAAAGATGAGAGCGGTGTTAGTAAATTTAAGCAGATTATGAGAGCATTAATCGCTATCTTTCCGCCGCTTTTACTAGTTATTTGTGTATTGGGCTCTATATTTGCAGGTATCGCTACACCAACTGAAAGTTCAGCTTTTGGTTGCGTTGGAGCCATTATTTTAGCTATTTTTTATAGGACATTTTCATTGTCTATGATAAAAGAGGCATTGGCAGAAAGCGTAAAAACTACAGCACTTGTCTTTGCCATACTTGTTGGTGCAACAGCCTTTTCTATGGTATTTAGTTACACTGGTGGTGATGAGATTGTTGAAAAATTTATGACAAATTTACCAGGCGAGAAGTGGGGCTTTATCATTTTTAGTATGGTTGTCATCTTTGTGCTTGGCTTTTTTATCGACTTTGTTGAAATTTCATATATTGTGCTTCCTATCTTGGTGCCAATAGCCGCAAAGCTTGGTATAAATCCAATTTATCTAGCAATCTTAGTTGCGATGAATTTGCAAACTTCATTCCTAACGCCGCCATTTGGTTTTAGCTTATTTTTCCTAAGGTCAGTCGCACCAGCTGAGATAAAAACGACTGCTATTTATAAAGGCGTTGTGCCTTATATTTTTATTCAGCTTGCTGTACTTGTATTTTTCTGCATCTTTCTAATGGAATTAAAGCCAATGCTTGATGCGAGCCACGGCGGATTATTAAACTTCTTGCTCTCACTTTTTAAATGA
- a CDS encoding biotin/lipoyl-containing protein, which translates to MAKKFIDVMDTTFRDGFQSVYGARVLMNDFLPALEVAKEAGIEHFEFGGGARFQSLYFYLNEDAFAMMDKFRSIVGPKANLQTLSRGVNTVTLDTGSRELIDLHAKLFKKHGTTTIRNFDALNDVENLKYSGERIAHHGLKHEVVVTMMDLPSGCVGAHDVKFYEKILREILDANIPYHSVCFKDASGTSSPQKVYETIKMARKLLPEKTHIRLHTHETAGVSVACYLAALEAGVDGIDLAASPVSGGTSQPDILTMLHAVKGKNYDLGGLDVEKILKYESVLNDCLKEYFLPPEAVQVSPLIPFSPMPGGALTANTQMMRDNNILDKFPEVILAMREVVQKGGYGTSVTPVSQFYFQQAFNNVMFGKWKKIAEGYGKMVLGYFGKTPVTPDKEIIKLASEQLGLKPTTKHAVDIADKDESKSLAHVKEILKQNNIKTTEENIFIAAACKEKGIAFLKGEAKVNVRKVDPNAKANECRQTQSGRYSVVVNGSRYNVEVSEGFNDSIQVKSITEVEGKSVKNAKSAAAGATENDIVASLPGAVHKILVSPGDQVKKGQAVVVLEAMKMEIEVKAPKDGVIGSIEVNKGQSVANNQVVAKFK; encoded by the coding sequence ATGGCGAAGAAATTTATCGATGTTATGGATACGACCTTTAGAGATGGCTTTCAGTCAGTTTATGGCGCTAGAGTGCTTATGAACGATTTTTTGCCTGCGCTTGAAGTGGCCAAAGAGGCTGGTATAGAGCATTTTGAATTTGGCGGAGGAGCGAGATTTCAAAGCCTTTATTTTTACCTAAATGAAGACGCTTTTGCGATGATGGATAAATTTAGAAGCATCGTAGGACCAAAAGCAAACCTTCAAACCCTAAGTAGGGGCGTAAATACCGTCACACTTGACACTGGTAGCCGCGAGCTGATCGACCTTCACGCAAAACTTTTCAAAAAACACGGAACTACTACTATTAGAAATTTTGACGCACTAAATGATGTTGAAAATTTAAAATATTCAGGCGAAAGGATCGCTCATCACGGACTAAAACACGAAGTCGTTGTTACTATGATGGATCTACCTAGTGGCTGTGTGGGAGCACATGATGTTAAATTTTATGAGAAAATTTTAAGAGAAATTTTAGACGCAAATATCCCTTATCACAGCGTTTGCTTTAAAGATGCAAGTGGCACAAGTAGCCCACAAAAGGTCTATGAGACCATAAAAATGGCTAGAAAATTATTGCCAGAAAAAACTCACATCAGACTTCACACTCATGAAACCGCAGGCGTAAGTGTGGCTTGCTATCTTGCAGCGCTTGAAGCTGGCGTTGATGGTATAGATCTAGCCGCAAGCCCAGTAAGTGGCGGTACAAGCCAGCCAGATATCTTAACTATGCTTCACGCAGTAAAAGGCAAAAACTATGATCTTGGCGGACTTGACGTGGAGAAAATTTTAAAATATGAAAGCGTTTTGAATGATTGCTTAAAAGAGTATTTCTTGCCGCCTGAAGCTGTGCAAGTAAGCCCACTCATACCATTTTCACCGATGCCTGGTGGCGCGCTCACTGCAAATACCCAGATGATGAGAGATAACAACATCTTAGATAAATTCCCAGAGGTCATCCTTGCTATGCGCGAAGTGGTGCAAAAGGGCGGATACGGCACTTCAGTGACTCCGGTTAGTCAGTTTTACTTCCAACAAGCATTTAATAATGTGATGTTTGGCAAGTGGAAAAAGATCGCCGAGGGATACGGCAAAATGGTGCTTGGCTACTTTGGCAAGACCCCAGTTACGCCTGATAAAGAGATCATTAAGCTTGCTAGCGAGCAACTAGGACTAAAACCAACTACAAAACACGCAGTTGATATAGCTGATAAAGACGAGAGTAAGTCGCTTGCTCATGTAAAAGAAATTCTAAAGCAAAACAATATAAAAACTACCGAAGAAAATATATTTATAGCAGCAGCTTGTAAAGAAAAGGGTATCGCATTTTTAAAAGGTGAAGCTAAAGTAAATGTAAGAAAAGTAGATCCAAACGCTAAGGCAAATGAATGCAGACAAACTCAAAGTGGCAGATATAGTGTCGTCGTAAATGGTAGCCGCTACAATGTCGAAGTAAGCGAGGGCTTTAACGATAGCATCCAAGTAAAATCAATCACCGAAGTTGAAGGCAAGAGCGTAAAAAATGCCAAAAGTGCAGCAGCAGGTGCAACTGAAAATGATATCGTTGCTAGCTTGCCGGGTGCTGTGCATAAAATTTTAGTTAGCCCTGGCGATCAAGTCAAAAAAGGGCAAGCTGTAGTCGTGCTTGAAGCAATGAAGATGGAGATAGAGGTCAAAGCCCCAAAAGATGGTGTGATAGGCTCTATCGAGGTTAACAAAGGTCAAAGCGTCGCGAACAATCAAGTAGTGGCTAAATTTAAATAA
- the pckA gene encoding phosphoenolpyruvate carboxykinase (ATP) has protein sequence MNKLDELGLKEIKKINHNLSYDELFELEKANNEGRVSSNGTFMVDTGIFTGRSPKDKYFVKQDPSKKYIAWGKINQPITKELFDKLLKKAKEQLSGKEIFIQDAFCGASKKSQKSVRFVTEVAWQAHFVKNMFIRPSEAELAKFEPDFVVYNACKTKNEDYKADGLHSDVFVIFNVEENVAVIGGTWYGGEMKKGIFSMMNYWLPLEGKLSMHCSANVGEKGDTALFFGLSGTGKTTLSTDPKRKLIGDDEHGWDDDGVFNFEGGCYAKCINLDPSSEPEIYAAIRRNALLENVVADENGVVDYKDGSKTENTRVSYPIYHIDNYEPSSSAGHPKNIIFLSADAFGVLPPVAKLTKEQAMYYFLSGYTAKVAGTERGITEPVATFSACFGEPFMPLHPTVYAKLLGEKIDKHGVNVYLVNTGWSGGAYGVGKRMSIKATRACINAILDGSITKCEFENFDKFNFAIPKELDGVETKLLNPINTWADSAQYNASRDKLAKMFVENFKRYEDVKEGVEYAKAGPKA, from the coding sequence ATAAATAAACTAGACGAGCTAGGTCTAAAAGAGATCAAAAAGATAAATCACAATCTAAGCTATGATGAGCTTTTTGAGCTTGAAAAGGCAAACAACGAGGGCAGAGTCTCAAGCAACGGCACATTTATGGTTGATACTGGAATTTTTACTGGAAGAAGCCCAAAAGATAAGTACTTTGTAAAACAAGATCCAAGTAAGAAGTATATCGCTTGGGGTAAGATAAATCAGCCTATCACAAAAGAGCTTTTTGACAAGCTTCTTAAAAAAGCAAAAGAGCAGCTAAGCGGCAAGGAAATTTTTATCCAAGACGCATTTTGTGGAGCTAGCAAAAAGAGCCAAAAATCAGTCCGTTTTGTCACTGAAGTAGCATGGCAAGCACATTTTGTAAAAAATATGTTCATCCGCCCAAGTGAGGCAGAGCTAGCTAAATTTGAGCCTGATTTTGTAGTATATAACGCTTGTAAGACAAAGAATGAGGACTATAAGGCTGATGGGCTACATTCAGATGTCTTTGTTATATTTAACGTTGAGGAAAATGTCGCAGTGATCGGCGGCACATGGTACGGCGGCGAGATGAAAAAGGGCATTTTTTCTATGATGAACTACTGGTTGCCACTTGAAGGTAAACTAAGTATGCACTGCTCTGCAAACGTAGGCGAGAAGGGCGATACGGCGCTATTTTTTGGTCTATCTGGCACTGGTAAAACGACACTTTCAACTGATCCAAAACGCAAGTTAATAGGTGATGATGAGCACGGCTGGGACGATGATGGCGTATTTAACTTCGAGGGTGGTTGCTACGCAAAATGTATAAACCTTGATCCAAGCAGTGAGCCAGAAATTTATGCAGCGATCAGGCGTAATGCGCTACTTGAAAATGTCGTGGCTGACGAAAATGGCGTGGTTGATTACAAAGACGGCTCAAAGACTGAAAACACACGCGTGAGCTATCCTATCTATCACATCGACAACTACGAACCAAGCTCAAGCGCTGGCCATCCAAAAAATATCATCTTTTTAAGCGCTGACGCTTTTGGCGTGCTTCCTCCAGTTGCAAAACTTACAAAAGAGCAGGCGATGTATTATTTCTTAAGTGGCTACACAGCAAAAGTTGCTGGTACAGAGCGCGGTATAACTGAGCCAGTCGCTACTTTTAGTGCTTGCTTTGGCGAGCCATTTATGCCACTTCATCCAACCGTCTATGCAAAACTACTTGGCGAGAAGATTGATAAGCATGGCGTTAATGTTTATCTTGTAAATACAGGCTGGAGCGGCGGTGCTTACGGCGTTGGTAAACGTATGAGCATAAAAGCAACTCGTGCTTGCATAAATGCGATCCTTGATGGCAGCATCACAAAATGCGAATTTGAAAATTTTGATAAATTTAACTTTGCTATACCAAAAGAGCTTGATGGTGTCGAGACAAAACTGCTAAATCCTATAAACACATGGGCAGATTCAGCTCAGTATAACGCTTCACGTGATAAGCTCGCTAAAATGTTTGTTGAAAATTTCAAGCGCTATGAAGATGTAAAAGAGGGCGTTGAATACGCTAAAGCTGGTCCAAAAGCTTAA
- a CDS encoding cation:dicarboxylate symporter family transporter, which translates to MNNTKKQGNLAVRLFTNLAFWVVIGIVGGVIVGMVAPELGIASKPGIDYFIKALKILIGPIIFLTIVSGIVGLESLKDLGSIGLKAFIYFEIVSTLALAVGIIFGETLRPGHGMNLDYTQLDASSVAKFTSQAANMDANSGFVAHTLHLLRGAVPVDDIFPYVHILDPFIKSNTLQVLFMAIIVAVVLSLLAHDKKQACLKPLEFIQHYVLKLLSWLMLFSPVAAFSAMAYLIGKFGIGTLLGMMELLVVMALASCFFIFVVLGVICYFAKINVFKFMRFISKEVLVVFATSSSETALAPLMQKLESAGINRGAVGLIIPTGYSFNLDCTNIYLSLSVIFLAQAFNIPLSFEHLISILIVLMITSKGAVGVTGSGFVVLAGTLSALPSTGIPVVTVAVLLGVDKFMSEMRAVGNLCGNAVGCMIVSIWDKKVDMDKFRYALDHPEEFHFHS; encoded by the coding sequence ATGAATAATACTAAAAAGCAAGGAAATCTTGCTGTAAGATTATTTACCAATCTTGCCTTTTGGGTTGTGATCGGTATTGTTGGTGGCGTTATCGTTGGCATGGTCGCACCTGAGCTTGGTATAGCCAGCAAACCAGGAATCGACTATTTTATAAAAGCACTTAAAATTTTAATTGGCCCTATTATCTTTTTAACGATCGTTTCAGGTATCGTTGGGCTTGAAAGCTTAAAAGATCTTGGATCTATTGGATTAAAGGCATTTATCTATTTTGAGATAGTTAGCACACTTGCGCTTGCTGTTGGTATCATCTTTGGCGAGACACTTCGCCCAGGACATGGCATGAATCTTGACTATACTCAGCTTGATGCTTCAAGTGTAGCTAAATTTACATCTCAAGCTGCAAATATGGACGCAAATAGCGGATTTGTAGCACATACACTTCATCTCTTAAGAGGTGCTGTACCGGTAGATGACATTTTCCCTTACGTGCATATACTTGATCCATTTATAAAATCAAACACACTTCAAGTACTTTTCATGGCTATTATCGTTGCCGTCGTGCTTTCGCTGCTAGCTCATGATAAAAAACAAGCTTGTCTAAAGCCACTTGAATTTATCCAGCACTATGTCTTGAAACTTCTTAGTTGGCTTATGCTCTTTAGCCCAGTGGCTGCATTTTCGGCTATGGCTTATCTGATCGGCAAATTTGGTATCGGAACGCTTCTTGGAATGATGGAGCTTTTGGTTGTTATGGCACTTGCAAGCTGCTTTTTTATCTTTGTGGTACTTGGCGTTATTTGCTATTTTGCAAAAATCAATGTCTTTAAATTTATGCGCTTTATCTCAAAAGAGGTATTGGTAGTCTTTGCGACAAGCTCGAGCGAAACAGCTCTTGCGCCACTTATGCAAAAGCTAGAATCAGCTGGTATAAATAGAGGTGCTGTTGGCCTTATCATTCCAACTGGCTACTCATTTAACCTCGACTGCACCAACATCTATCTAAGCCTAAGCGTTATTTTCCTAGCTCAAGCATTTAATATCCCGCTAAGTTTTGAGCATCTAATAAGTATACTAATCGTACTAATGATCACGAGCAAAGGCGCTGTTGGCGTGACAGGATCAGGCTTTGTCGTCCTTGCTGGAACACTAAGCGCACTTCCGAGCACTGGCATACCAGTCGTCACCGTGGCTGTGCTACTTGGCGTTGATAAATTTATGTCAGAGATGCGTGCAGTTGGTAATCTCTGCGGCAATGCCGTTGGTTGCATGATAGTTTCTATCTGGGATAAAAAAGTCGATATGGATAAATTTAGATACGCACTAGATCATCCAGAGGAATTTCACTTCCACTCATAA
- a CDS encoding peptidylprolyl isomerase: MRFDELKVYDINLDELKKDKFAVLETDKGEIRIELFAEEAPQAVANFIHLIKSDFYNGLNFHRVIPNFVIQGGCPNGTGTGGPGWRIKCECDKQKVKHERGSLSMAHAGRDTGGSQFFICHSKQPHLDGVHTVFGKCVDEESLKVLDAIRQGDKIISAKIRESL; the protein is encoded by the coding sequence ATGCGTTTTGATGAATTAAAAGTTTATGACATAAATTTAGATGAGCTTAAAAAAGATAAATTTGCAGTTTTAGAGACAGACAAAGGCGAGATCAGAATTGAACTTTTTGCCGAGGAAGCTCCACAAGCTGTCGCAAATTTTATCCATTTGATAAAATCAGACTTTTACAATGGTCTAAATTTTCACAGAGTTATACCAAATTTTGTCATCCAAGGTGGCTGCCCAAATGGCACAGGCACGGGCGGTCCTGGCTGGAGGATAAAATGCGAATGCGATAAACAAAAGGTAAAACACGAGCGCGGTAGCCTTAGCATGGCTCACGCAGGACGCGATACTGGCGGATCGCAGTTTTTCATCTGTCATAGCAAGCAACCTCATCTTGATGGCGTGCATACAGTCTTTGGAAAATGCGTTGATGAAGAGAGCCTAAAGGTGCTTGACGCTATAAGACAAGGCGATAAGATCATCTCTGCTAAGATCAGAGAAAGCCTATAA